A genomic window from Maylandia zebra isolate NMK-2024a linkage group LG20, Mzebra_GT3a, whole genome shotgun sequence includes:
- the gnat2 gene encoding guanine nucleotide-binding protein G(t) subunit alpha-2, whose translation MGAGASAEDKKSKELEKQLQEDADKESKTVKLLLLGAGESGKSTIVKQMKILHQGGYTKEEQLEFRAIIFGNILQSALAIIRGMEMLGIDFGASSGQVDSQKLQNLSDSIEEGTMPPELADVIMKLWKDSGVQAAFDRAAEYQLNDSAGYYLNEMDRICKADYMPTEQDVLRSRVKTTGIIEEQFSCKELHFRMFDVGGQRSERKKWIHCFEGVTCIIFCGALSAYDMVLVEDDEVNRMHESLHLFNSICNHRFFALTSIVLFLNKKDLFEEKIKKVHLSICFPDYDGPNTYDDASNYIKSQFLELNMKKGVKEIYSHLTCATDTKNVEIVFNAVTDIIIKENLKDCGLF comes from the exons ATGGGTGCAGGAGCCAGCGCCGAGGACAAAAAGTCCAAGGAGTTGGAAAAACAACTCCAAGAAGATGCTGATAAGGAGTCTAAAACGGTCAAGCTATTACTGCTTG GTGCTGGTGAGTCGGGGAAGAGCACCATCGTTAAACAAATGAA GATTTTGCATCAAGGTGGTTACACAAAAGAGGAACAACTGGAGTTCAGAGCGATCATCTTTGGCAACATCCTGCAATCTGCTCTGGCTATCATCAGAGGCATGGAGATGCTTGGCATTGATTTTGGCGCATCATCTGGACAG GTGGATTCACAGAAGCTGCAAAACTTGTCAGACTCTATAGAGGAAGGCACAATGCCTCCTGAGCTGGCTGATGTTATCATGAAGTTGTGGAAAGACTCTGGAGTGCAGGCCGCCTTTGACAGAGCTGCTGAGTACCAGCTCAATGACTCTGCTGGCTA CTACCTCAATGAAATGGACAGAATCTGCAAGGCAGACTACATGCCCACTGAGCAGGATGTGCTGCGATCTCGAGTCAAAACAACTGGTATCATTGAAGAGCAGTTCTCCTGCAAAGAGCTGCACTTCAG GATGTTTGATGTGGGTGGCCAgaggtcagagagaaagaagtgGATCCATTGTTTCGAAGGTGTGACTTGCATCATCTTTTGCGGAGCTCTCAGTGCGTACGACATGGTGCTCGTAGAGGACGATGAAGTG AACCGTATGCACGAGTCCCTCCATCTGTTCAACAGTATCTGCAACCACAGATTCTTTGCACTGACCTCCATCGTGCTTTTCCTCAACAAGAAGGATCTCTTTGAAGAGAAGATCAAGAAAGTCCACTTGAGCATCTGCTTCCCAGACTACGACG GCCCCAACACATACGACGATGCCAGCAACTACATCAAGTCGCAGTTCCTGGAGCTGAACATGAAGAAGGGCGTGAAAGAAATCTACTCTCACTTGACTTGTGCCACAGACACAAAAAACGTGGAAATTGTGTTCAACGCTGTGACAGACATCATCATCAAAGAAAACCTTAAGGATTGCGGTCTCTTCTAA